In the Bartonella apihabitans genome, AGCCCTTGAACGTGGAAAAAGACTGGATGAAAGCAAGCCCGGAACCGGACTTGGCCTTTCAATCGTTGCCGAACTCGTGGGCGAATATGACGGAGATGTTGAATTGTCGGTTTCTAAACTTGGGGGGCTTTGCGTAACCTTGAGGCTGCCTTACGCAAAATCTTGAATTCCATCAATCTTGAAGGTTCCGCCAATCTCGAGAAATTGCGAGAACGTGATAAAAGCAAATATCCTCATGAGATAGCAATTTTCCGCATAAGGAAATTATTGCACTCCGAATAATATCAGTGATGTGTAGTCGAGCTGCTCATAGCTATATACTGACCATGTGCTATTGCGTGGGCGACCTTTGTTTCATGGAAAGGTAACTTGTAGCGATCGCGCAATAATTCCCCCTGCTGCGGATATCTATAGAGGCCTCGCTTTTCCAGAAGTGGAATTACAGTTTCGGCAAAAATATCTATATCAAACGGTAACGCAGGAAAGAGCACGTTAAAACCGTCTGCAGCTCCGTTTTCAAACCACTCTTGCATTGTATCGGCTACTTCTTCTGGCGTCCCTACGACGAGAAGATGTCCGCGTGAACACATGAAACGTTCGATCATCTGTCTTAGCGTAAGTTTGCGTAAACGTGCGTCGGCAAGTATTAGTCGTGTACGGCTTGGTGTCTTTTCCTCATCGGCCAATTTCAGGAAACTATCCGGTAAAGCTTTATCAAGCGGAAATTCTGACAAATCTTTATTAAAAATATAAGAGAGACGGCGAATACCGGATTTCGGAACGGCAAAACTGTTCAGATATTTAAATTTTGCTTCTGCTTCTTCATGTGTCTTTCCGATAACCGGAACAATTCCCGGAAACACCAGTATATCATCATCATGACGGCCACTTTTTTTTGCCCGTTCTTTGATATCCTGATAATATTTTCGCGCGCCGGTGATATTGGATTGAACGGTAAATGCGAGATCGGCGTAGCAGGCAGCAAAGGAACGTCCGATTTCGGATGCGCCGCCTTGCGCCAATAAAGGCTTTACCTGAGGAGAGCGCGGAACAGTGAGCGGGCCGATAGAACGCGTATATGAACCGGTATAATTGGCACCATGAACAGCCGAAGGGTCAAGGTAAAGGCCGGATTTCTTGTCAGCTATACGGGCTCCCGGTTGCCAGCTTTCCCAAAGTGCCATAACCGCATTCAAAACATCTTCCGCCCGTGCATAACGTTCCTGACACGGAGCGATGACATCCCGCCCGAAATTTTTTGCTTCCGACAATGTGGTTGATGTCACAATATTCCATCCCACGCGCCCGTTTGAAATATGGTCAAGCGAAGCAAATCTCCGTGCTATGTGATAGGGATGATCGAATGTCGTTGATGCAGTACCGATAAGACCTATTTTTTCGGTGGTTGCGGCCAATGCCGAAAGGACAACAACTGTATCAAGTGCACCACTGACACTGTTTTTCGGTTCGTGCTGGAGAGCGAGAATATCTCCTAAAAATAAGGAATCGAACTGGCCTTTTTCGACACGTTTTGCAATATCGGTCCAGTAAGACAAGCGGGTAATTGCCAATGGATCGACATCCGGCAAACGCCAGGAAGCTATGTGACTTCCCAAACCGAACACCATGGCGTTCAAATACATCCGCCGCATTGATCAATCCTCTTATATTTTTAACGGAAAAATAGAATAATTGTTTCTTTTAATGCGGAATATACGTTATTTTGTTGCCAAAATTCCATAAAACATTCCGTGAGTATCAATATCCCGTTGTTTTTTAATTACTTTTTCTGCACATTGTATCCCGCTTTGTGACGAAAAAAAGTTTTGTAATCGTGCTTTTAACCCGATATGAGAAACTCCGGGGGCGAAATTTGATGGTGTCAGCATGAATATACGCAGTCTAGTCCTGTTGGTTTCGTTAGGAATTTTATCAGCTTGCAGTCATGGTCGTGCACCCGCTGGCACTGTTGTTCCGGCAAATACACGTGTTATCTTACAAACAATGGGTAACGGATTATTGGGAACATCCATACAATCGCTTTCTTCGGCTGATCGCAAACAGGCGCTCGAAGCCGAGTATAAAGCACTGGAATATACCGATGCAGGAAAAACAGTGAGCTGGACATCGACCAAGGAAGGGACATCGGGAAGTGTCACCCCCGGTCAGCCTTATCAGGTCGGATCGCAAAATTGTCGCCAATACAGCCACTCTTTTGTCATTAATGGTGTTCCGCAAACGGTTCATGGTAGTGCATGTCGTAATGTAAACGGCACATGGTCGCCGCTCATTTGACACATTTGATCAATTAAAAGTGAAATATTCAATCAATTTGGCGAGAGAAAACACCAAGGGTTCTAGTTTTTTCTTGAACGTTTCTATATTGAACTCATCATGACATTCTGGGTTTTTGTATCTATTTTTGTAGCCATTGTTACTATGGTTGTGCTCT is a window encoding:
- a CDS encoding LLM class flavin-dependent oxidoreductase, giving the protein MRRMYLNAMVFGLGSHIASWRLPDVDPLAITRLSYWTDIAKRVEKGQFDSLFLGDILALQHEPKNSVSGALDTVVVLSALAATTEKIGLIGTASTTFDHPYHIARRFASLDHISNGRVGWNIVTSTTLSEAKNFGRDVIAPCQERYARAEDVLNAVMALWESWQPGARIADKKSGLYLDPSAVHGANYTGSYTRSIGPLTVPRSPQVKPLLAQGGASEIGRSFAACYADLAFTVQSNITGARKYYQDIKERAKKSGRHDDDILVFPGIVPVIGKTHEEAEAKFKYLNSFAVPKSGIRRLSYIFNKDLSEFPLDKALPDSFLKLADEEKTPSRTRLILADARLRKLTLRQMIERFMCSRGHLLVVGTPEEVADTMQEWFENGAADGFNVLFPALPFDIDIFAETVIPLLEKRGLYRYPQQGELLRDRYKLPFHETKVAHAIAHGQYIAMSSSTTHH
- a CDS encoding RT0821/Lpp0805 family surface protein, producing the protein MNIRSLVLLVSLGILSACSHGRAPAGTVVPANTRVILQTMGNGLLGTSIQSLSSADRKQALEAEYKALEYTDAGKTVSWTSTKEGTSGSVTPGQPYQVGSQNCRQYSHSFVINGVPQTVHGSACRNVNGTWSPLI